In Mustela erminea isolate mMusErm1 chromosome 8, mMusErm1.Pri, whole genome shotgun sequence, a genomic segment contains:
- the TWIST2 gene encoding twist-related protein 2: MEEGSSSPVSPVDSLGTSEEELERQPKRFGRKRRYSKKSSEDGSPTPGKRGKKGSPSAQSFEELQSQRILANVRERQRTQSLNEAFAALRKIIPTLPSDKLSKIQTLKLAARYIDFLYQVLQSDEMDNKMTSCSYVAHERLSYAFSVWRMEGAWSMSASH, from the coding sequence ATGGAGGAGGGCTCCAGCTCGCCCGTGTCCCCCGTGGACAGCCTGGGCACCAGCGAGGAGGAGCTCGAGAGGCAGCCCAAGCGCTTCGGCCGGAAGCGGCGCTACAGCAAGAAGTCGAGTGAAGATGGCAGCCCGACCCCAGGCAAGCGCGGCAAGAAGGGCAGCCCGAGCGCGCAGTCCTTCGAGGAGCTGCAGAGCCAGCGCATCCTGGCCAACGTGCGCGAGCGCCAGCGCACCCAGTCGCTCAACGAGGCCTTCGCCGCGCTGCGCAAGATCATCCCCACGCTGCCCTCGGACAAGCTCAGCAAGATCCAGACGCTCAAGCTGGCCGCCAGGTACATAGACTTCCTCTACCAGGTCCTGCAGAGCGACGAGATGGACAATAAGATGACCAGCTGCAGCTACGTGGCCCACGAGCGCCTCAGCTACGCCTTCTCCGTGTGGCGCATGGAGGGCGCGTGGTCCATGTCCGCCTCCCACTAG